The Natrinema caseinilyticum genomic sequence GGAAGAGCAACCCCTTCGCGAGCGTGTGATTGAGCGCGTACACGAGCGCGGCGACGACGCCGAGCTGGCGCAGTTCGGGACTCGTCGTGGTCGCCGCGACCGCCACCGGAATCGCGATGAATCCGACCTGACCGATGCTCGAGTAGGCGAACACTCCCTCCAGTGAATCCCTTCCGACGGCCCCGATGCCGCCGACGAGGATGCTCGCGCCGGCCATGAGAAACAGCGCCGCTCCGACGAACGACAGCGGCGAGTCGACCGCGAGTTCGGTTCCTGGAACGCCGAGATCGACCGCAACCTCCGACCCGGCAAACACGGTAAAGGAGAGCCGGATAATGGCGTATATGCCGACTTTTTTGGTCGCACCCGCCAGCAGGGCCGCGATCTGTGGCGGCGCGGCTCGGTAGGCGGTCGGGATCCAGAACTGGAAGGGGACGAGTCCGGCCTTGATCGCGAACACCGACAGGAGCAAGCCGAGCAAACCCACGACCGGAACTGGGTCGAGTCCGTAGGCCGCTGGCTCCGCGAGTCGCTGAGCGAGATCCGCCATGTTCAACGTCCCCGTCGACGCGTAGATCCCGCCGACGCCGAGCAAGAAGACGGCGCTGGCGAGGAGATTGAGCGTGACGTACCAGAAGGCAGCGCGTGTGTGCTCGGCACCGCCGGAGTAGGCGACGAAGACGTAACTGGCCATCAACATCACCTCGAACCAGACGAAGAGATTGAAGAGATCGCCAGTGAGAAACGCACCGGTGACGCCCAGCGCGAGGAAGTGAAAGAGCGGAAAGTAGTAGCTACGGCCGTCCCCACCGGGAAGGTGCCGGGTCGAGAAGACCAGCGACGAAACGCCCAGTACCGCGACCATGGTCAGCATGAACGCCGACAGCCCGTCCGCGACGAGCGTGATCCCGAACGGGGCCGGCCAATCACCGACCTGGTAGGTCGCGATCCCCGGCGCGTCCGGCGCGAGGACCACGAACCAGTCGATCGCCGCGACCGCGACCGCGTATGCGACACCGCCGCCGAGACTCACCGCCGCTCGAGTCCGCGGCCGTCGACCGAGCAACAGCGTCGCGACGGCCGTGACGAGAACGACCAGCATCGGGGCGACCACGAGCGACGAGTCGGCGCCGGTCTGCGTCGCCGCCAGGGCC encodes the following:
- a CDS encoding complex I subunit 5 family protein is translated as MTALAATQTGADSSLVVAPMLVVLVTAVATLLLGRRPRTRAAVSLGGGVAYAVAVAAIDWFVVLAPDAPGIATYQVGDWPAPFGITLVADGLSAFMLTMVAVLGVSSLVFSTRHLPGGDGRSYYFPLFHFLALGVTGAFLTGDLFNLFVWFEVMLMASYVFVAYSGGAEHTRAAFWYVTLNLLASAVFLLGVGGIYASTGTLNMADLAQRLAEPAAYGLDPVPVVGLLGLLLSVFAIKAGLVPFQFWIPTAYRAAPPQIAALLAGATKKVGIYAIIRLSFTVFAGSEVAVDLGVPGTELAVDSPLSFVGAALFLMAGASILVGGIGAVGRDSLEGVFAYSSIGQVGFIAIPVAVAATTTSPELRQLGVVAALVYALNHTLAKGLLFLAVGTIRSATGSSRFDDLGGLAKRSPPMAIAVFVASLALVGIPPLSGFFGKFLVFDAAARSASAGPVIALLLVGSVLTIAYATRTWNLSFWGAQTPAVESAAIDRVQVAVLIVLATAIVAVGVGFEPVYEFASTAAEAALDTEGYVDAVDPTDASEVADSGASGGDHA